The Phytoactinopolyspora mesophila DNA window GGGCCTTGGTGGATGTGGTCAGAACTGCCACTGGGCGGGAGCCGATAGCTGCCGGCAAGCCTGAGCCTCCGATGCATCGTGAGGCCATGTTGCGTACTGGCGCGCGGCGCCCTCTCGTCGTCGGCGACCGGCTGGACACTGACATCGAAGGTGCCACCCGGGCAGGTGCAGACAGCCTCTTGGTGCTCACCGGGGTCACGTCGGCACAGGAGGTAGTGCTCGCACGGCCGGGCCTGCGTCCCACCCACATCGGGCATGATCTCCGTGCGCTTCACGAGCCGGCTTCGGCGCTGGCAGTGACAGCTGGGCTGCAGACGGTCGGCGAATGGCGCGCGGAGGTCACGCGCGGGCGCCTGCTGCTGACCGGCCCGAGGCATGCGGCCGACGACACAACCCGGCTGGACGCGTTGCGGGCCGCCTGCGGCGCTGCGTGGGCGGAGGAAGGTGACCTGGACCGCCCGTCGGTGGATGCCGCGCTAGCGTCGTTGTTCGCCCGATAGCGCGCGACTGATACGCGCAGTACGGCGCATGCGCGAGCTGTTGCATCGCGATGGTGGACTGCTTCTGGATCCGCAGGCCGGGAGTCGGCCTAGGCGATGCTCGTTGTCACCGAGCCGCGGCGGCGTATGTCATCAGCTTGCCGGCCAGCTCGCGCGGGCGGCTCAGGGCGACGTAGTGCCCGCCGGCCATCTCGTCGGCGTCGATCCCCAGCCGCTGCTGAGCATGCCGCCGCGCCCACGGCGCCGGGAACATCCGATCCTCGCGGCACAGCAAGTAACGGGTTGGTGTGTCCGGCCAGGCGTCGAGCGGCCAGGGCTCTCGCAGGGCCCTTGACGCCTCGTCTCGCTCCCTGCGCCGCGCTTCGGCGGCAATGTCGGGGGATACGTCGTGATAGAAGACGTCGTCGTCGCCGCTTTCCTGGTGGGCGGTGTTCGCCCACCAGTCAGCGAAGGCCTCGCCGGGCGCGGGAATCATCGCCGCCACCAGGACGAGCAGGTCGACCGGAATGCGTTCGCACACCAGCGGGGCGGTGAACCCACCCAGCGAGTGGCCCACAACGACGACGTCACCGCGGGTGCCGGTCGCCTGCACGACAGCGTCGACGTACTCCGTCCAGCCGGCCGACTCGTCTTCGCAAGGCAGGTCGACGGCGATCGGTTCGTGTCCGGCCTTGCTCAGTTCGGCGGCGATCAGGTGCCAGTCCCAGGCGCTGCCGCCACCGCCGTGGATGAGTGCGAATGTCGTCACCGGGGCAGGCTAGCAGGCAGAAGGGCGGTCACAGCCGGCGCGCGGTGATCAGCCAGGCGCGGGATTCGAACCACACACCGCCGCCGGTGTCATGCGCGGCGAGAGTCGCCCGGAGCCGATCGAATGCGCGCTGGGCGCACGCGGGATCCAGGCCGGTGACCAGCTCCGTCGCCTTCCACAGCTGGAGGACTGCAGCACACGCCTGGTCGGCATCCGGGCCGTAATAGACCGGCTCGCACACATCGACGAAATTCACCGCCGTGAAGCCTGCCGCGCTCAGAACACCCGCCACGACGCCAGGATCGGCCAGAGAGAAGGCTGAGCCGGCCGCTGCGGCAGGCATCGACGACGCGCGATCGCCGGTGAGTGCGACCCGGATCGCGCTATCCCACTCTTGGCGGTCGCCGGCCTGCCAGACGAGCTGTGTGAAGGCCGAGCCCGGACGCAGGGCTCGCCCGATGTTGGCGAACGCGGCGACCGGGTCGGAGAAGAACATCGTGCCGAACCGGCTGATGCCGAGACTGAAATGCTCGCCCGGGAATACATGGGTCTGGGCATCGGCGTGCACGAAGCTGGCATTGCCGAGCTCCTCGGCCTCGGCCTGTCGGCGGGCTCGCGCCAGCATCGGCCCGGAGATGTCGATGCCGAGGGCGGTTCCCGTCGATGCGGCTCGGGCCGCGTCCCGGGTGGTCTGGCCCGCGCCACAGCCGATGTCGAGGACACGATCACCCTGCCGGATGTCGAGGACGTCCCACAGCCGTTGGTGATAGTGCCGGAGCTCGGCGTCGTAGTCGAACATCGTGACCGCCTCCTAAGCCACTGGTCCGTCGCGGAGCACGCCACGTACGGTGTCGAGACGTACACCCGGCTCGAGGTCGGGCAGCCACCACGTCGCGCCGGCCTTCGCGTACGGCTCGGGGTCGACACCTGGCGGCAGGCTGACGGCGATGTCGTACGAGGCCATTTCGCCGCGGCGCACCTCGGCGAGGGCATCGGCGATCTCGCCGAGCTGCTCCGGGTGCTCGAGATTGGCCGGGAAGAAGCCGTCGAGCCGCGCCGCCCGGCGGATCGGCTTGAGATTACCCGGGAACCCGGCGGCCCACACCGGCACGCCGGGCCGTTGAACCGGCCTGGGCAGGAACGTGATGTCGTCGACGGTGTAGTGCTCGCCGCGATGGCTCACCGGATCTCCGGTCCAGGCCGCGGCCAGGATCGCCAATGCCTCGTCGAGCATGCGTCCGCGCCGCCGGTCGTCGGGCGATTCGCCTGTCCTGGACAGCTCACCGGCGAACCGGTCGCTACCGATGCCGACGCCGAGGGTGAGACGGCCGTCGCTGAGCCGATCCAATGACGCGGTCTCCCGCGCAACCTTGGTGGGCCTGCGGCGGGGTAGCGGTGAGACCATCGGGCCGAGCCGCATCCGCTCAGTCGAGGTGGCGATTGCCGCCAGCGCGATCCACGGGTCGGCGACGTGCCGGACCGGTGGCCGCCAGCACAGCTGATCCCACACGAAGCAGCCGTCCCAGCCGCGTTCCTCCGCTTCGGCGGCAAGGCGCGCGATGACCCGCGGGTCGGCGAGGTCCTCGAACAGCGGCAGCCACAGCGCCGACCGCAGCCGGTTCATAGGTGGCCTCCGTCGGTGTATCGCCGGTGCCGCACGGTCGCCGAAGGTCGCGGCGCACATTTCGAGTGTGTT harbors:
- a CDS encoding alpha/beta fold hydrolase; the encoded protein is MTTFALIHGGGGSAWDWHLIAAELSKAGHEPIAVDLPCEDESAGWTEYVDAVVQATGTRGDVVVVGHSLGGFTAPLVCERIPVDLLVLVAAMIPAPGEAFADWWANTAHQESGDDDVFYHDVSPDIAAEARRRERDEASRALREPWPLDAWPDTPTRYLLCREDRMFPAPWARRHAQQRLGIDADEMAGGHYVALSRPRELAGKLMTYAAAAR
- a CDS encoding class I SAM-dependent methyltransferase, with translation MFDYDAELRHYHQRLWDVLDIRQGDRVLDIGCGAGQTTRDAARAASTGTALGIDISGPMLARARRQAEAEELGNASFVHADAQTHVFPGEHFSLGISRFGTMFFSDPVAAFANIGRALRPGSAFTQLVWQAGDRQEWDSAIRVALTGDRASSMPAAAAGSAFSLADPGVVAGVLSAAGFTAVNFVDVCEPVYYGPDADQACAAVLQLWKATELVTGLDPACAQRAFDRLRATLAAHDTGGGVWFESRAWLITARRL
- a CDS encoding LLM class flavin-dependent oxidoreductase, whose protein sequence is MNRLRSALWLPLFEDLADPRVIARLAAEAEERGWDGCFVWDQLCWRPPVRHVADPWIALAAIATSTERMRLGPMVSPLPRRRPTKVARETASLDRLSDGRLTLGVGIGSDRFAGELSRTGESPDDRRRGRMLDEALAILAAAWTGDPVSHRGEHYTVDDITFLPRPVQRPGVPVWAAGFPGNLKPIRRAARLDGFFPANLEHPEQLGEIADALAEVRRGEMASYDIAVSLPPGVDPEPYAKAGATWWLPDLEPGVRLDTVRGVLRDGPVA